A region from the Mesorhizobium sp. J8 genome encodes:
- a CDS encoding phosphotransferase family protein, translating to MSAEDRIRVLPCWNGSIQIEPLPGGLSNANYVVTDAAGRHVVRFGQDFPFHHVFREREVMTARAAHAAGFAPAVHYAEPGILVTEFLGAKTFLAEDVRANLDRVAGLLRGFHREMPNHVSGAGFMFWVFHVIRDYARTLDEGGSRKKGELPRYLTLADELERAQKLLPIVFGHNDLLPANILDDGKRLWLIDFEYAGFNTAMFDLAGAASNAGLSDDESFAFLTAYFMKEPDGEIRRSHAAMQCASLLREAMWSMVSELCLDAPGIDYVAYTEENLVRLDAALENYRTKYGTKS from the coding sequence GTGAGTGCCGAAGACCGCATCCGCGTCCTGCCGTGCTGGAACGGCAGTATCCAGATCGAGCCGCTGCCGGGCGGCCTCAGCAACGCCAACTATGTCGTCACCGATGCGGCCGGGCGGCATGTCGTGCGCTTCGGCCAGGACTTCCCGTTCCACCACGTCTTTCGCGAGCGCGAGGTGATGACGGCGCGTGCGGCGCATGCGGCGGGCTTCGCGCCGGCCGTGCATTATGCCGAGCCCGGCATACTGGTGACGGAATTCCTCGGCGCAAAGACCTTCCTCGCTGAAGACGTGCGGGCCAATCTCGACCGTGTCGCGGGGCTGCTGCGCGGCTTCCATCGCGAGATGCCGAACCACGTCTCCGGCGCCGGCTTCATGTTCTGGGTGTTCCACGTCATCCGCGACTATGCGCGCACGCTGGACGAAGGCGGCAGCCGCAAGAAGGGCGAGCTGCCGCGCTACCTGACCTTGGCGGACGAACTCGAGCGGGCGCAGAAGCTGCTGCCGATCGTCTTCGGGCACAACGATCTTTTGCCGGCCAATATTCTCGACGACGGCAAGCGGCTGTGGCTGATCGATTTCGAATATGCCGGCTTCAACACGGCGATGTTCGATCTCGCCGGCGCCGCCTCCAATGCCGGGCTGAGCGATGACGAATCCTTCGCGTTCCTGACCGCCTATTTCATGAAGGAGCCGGACGGCGAGATCCGCCGTTCGCACGCCGCCATGCAATGTGCCTCGCTGCTGCGCGAGGCGATGTGGAGCATGGTCTCCGAACTTTGTCTCGACGCGCCAGGCATCGACTACGTCGCCTATACCGAGGAAAACCTCGTCCGGCTCGACGCCGCGCTGGAGAACTATCGGACGAAATACGGGACCAAGTCATGA
- a CDS encoding DeoR/GlpR family DNA-binding transcription regulator, producing MIHSKRHAEILRLLSEEGTISIASLAERLGVSLETVRRDVKPLADDGSVLKMHGAVGLASMVGEAPFERRMRENAEAKRLIARMVAATIRDGEAIMLDTGTTTSFLARELLGHRRLTVVTNSSDIARTLATVNGNKVYMAGGELRSDSGAAFGISAIEFVSRFSVDHAVISIGAVDAAAGLTDYELEEAEFARMVLSRGQRSVVVTDHTKFGRQGLVRVCGFDGFSELATDRPPPPDIVAALSHGGARLTIATA from the coding sequence ATGATCCATTCGAAGCGGCATGCCGAAATCCTGCGGCTCCTCAGCGAAGAGGGCACGATCAGCATCGCCAGCCTCGCCGAACGTCTCGGCGTCTCGCTGGAAACGGTGCGGCGCGACGTCAAGCCGCTCGCCGATGACGGGTCGGTGCTGAAGATGCATGGCGCCGTTGGCCTTGCCTCGATGGTGGGCGAGGCGCCTTTCGAGCGGCGCATGCGCGAAAATGCGGAAGCCAAGCGCCTGATCGCCAGGATGGTCGCGGCTACGATCCGCGATGGCGAGGCGATCATGCTCGATACCGGCACGACCACATCCTTTCTCGCCCGCGAGCTGTTAGGGCACCGCCGGCTGACGGTGGTCACCAATTCCTCCGACATCGCCCGCACGCTGGCGACGGTCAACGGCAACAAGGTCTATATGGCGGGCGGCGAGCTGCGCAGCGATTCGGGTGCTGCTTTCGGCATCTCGGCGATCGAGTTCGTCAGCCGTTTTTCGGTCGATCATGCGGTGATCTCGATCGGCGCGGTCGACGCCGCCGCCGGCCTGACCGACTACGAGCTGGAGGAGGCGGAGTTCGCCCGTATGGTGCTGTCGCGCGGCCAGCGCTCGGTGGTCGTCACCGACCATACCAAGTTCGGCCGCCAGGGCCTGGTCCGGGTCTGCGGCTTCGACGGCTTTTCCGAGCTTGCCACCGACCGGCCGCCGCCGCCCGACATCGTCGCCGCGCTGAGCCATGGCGGGGCGCGCCTGACCATCGCGACGGCTTGA
- a CDS encoding sensor histidine kinase has translation MKVRRPRSLKWSLVLRIAILQCVMLTLIIAGIIGAMLATGIIPHDYEDGTMDVLADAVARDASGALVLKENSDLTKLRSDVPDLWFIIRDKDGHRLQQGTVPVAYQPFVGLLDNISDARIDLAIGEAAPPGGKIRWTDTAAGNVQIMSGTKGELSLLRVLGQAPALFLQGILPLAGLMALATLFATPWVVRGALSGLGNAARAAEQIEIDKRGVQLPLDGVPKEVTPLVDAVNAALSRLDAGYARHKRFLTDAAHELRTPIAILNTRLAALPATPERARLLQDAARLSTLADQLLDLQRLDRQAEHFGPVDLVLLARNVVVDLAPLAFAAGYEMAFEPARDKLVVRGDRTAIERAVTNLVQNAIDHGGKAGRITISVCLPAVIEVLDEGDGVPACERERIFEPFYRLHPRDHGAGLGLNLVRDLMQLHGGKVEVLDGTQGGACFRMIFPA, from the coding sequence ATGAAGGTTCGCCGTCCGCGCTCGCTGAAATGGAGCCTGGTGCTGCGCATCGCCATCCTGCAATGCGTGATGCTGACGCTCATCATCGCCGGCATCATCGGCGCAATGCTCGCCACCGGCATCATCCCGCACGACTATGAGGACGGCACGATGGACGTGCTGGCGGATGCGGTGGCGCGCGACGCCAGCGGGGCGCTGGTGCTGAAGGAAAATTCCGATCTGACCAAGCTGCGGTCGGATGTCCCGGACCTCTGGTTCATCATACGCGACAAGGACGGACACCGGCTTCAGCAGGGCACCGTGCCGGTTGCCTACCAACCGTTCGTCGGATTGCTGGACAACATCAGCGATGCCCGCATCGACCTTGCCATCGGCGAAGCCGCGCCGCCGGGCGGCAAGATCCGCTGGACCGACACGGCGGCCGGCAATGTCCAGATCATGAGCGGCACCAAGGGCGAGCTCTCGCTGCTGCGCGTTCTCGGGCAGGCGCCCGCCCTCTTCCTGCAGGGGATCCTGCCGCTGGCCGGGCTGATGGCGCTGGCGACGCTGTTCGCGACGCCCTGGGTGGTGCGCGGCGCGCTTTCCGGCCTCGGCAACGCGGCGCGCGCAGCGGAGCAGATCGAAATCGACAAGCGCGGCGTGCAACTGCCGCTGGACGGCGTGCCGAAGGAAGTCACGCCGCTGGTCGACGCGGTCAACGCCGCCCTGTCGCGCCTCGATGCCGGCTACGCGCGGCACAAGCGGTTCCTGACCGACGCCGCGCATGAGCTCAGGACGCCGATCGCCATCCTCAACACGCGGCTCGCCGCGCTGCCGGCAACGCCCGAACGCGCCAGGCTCCTGCAGGACGCCGCGCGGCTGTCGACGCTGGCCGACCAATTGCTCGACCTGCAGCGGCTCGATCGCCAGGCGGAGCATTTCGGGCCGGTCGACCTGGTCCTCCTTGCCCGCAACGTCGTGGTCGACCTGGCGCCGTTGGCCTTCGCCGCCGGCTACGAAATGGCGTTCGAGCCGGCCAGGGACAAGCTTGTCGTGCGCGGCGACCGCACGGCGATCGAGCGCGCGGTGACCAATCTCGTCCAGAACGCGATCGACCACGGCGGCAAAGCCGGTCGCATCACCATCAGCGTATGCCTGCCCGCGGTTATCGAGGTGCTGGACGAAGGCGACGGCGTGCCGGCATGCGAACGCGAGCGGATATTCGAGCCTTTCTACCGCCTGCACCCGCGGGATCATGGCGCCGGCCTCGGCCTCAACCTTGTCCGCGACCTGATGCAACTGCATGGCGGCAAGGTGGAGGTGCTCGACGGCACGCAAGGCGGAGCCTGCTTCCGGATGATCTTTCCGGCCTGA
- a CDS encoding response regulator transcription factor, with translation MRILLVEDEPEMVSALRAALRRHDMVVDHAGSLLEAEGFVAVDGYDAILLDRQLPDGDGLTLVPKLRDARNTTPVLMLTARGDTADKVDGLDMGADDYLAKPFAFEELLARLRALLRRPAAIETQTIRAGHLSLDVGHREASIRGEPLALPRRELLVLEALMRRTGRMVQREALMEAVFGLDDEIQSNALDTHVSRLRRKLSEADSGVVINGIRGVGYLLRETT, from the coding sequence ATGCGTATCCTGCTGGTCGAGGACGAGCCGGAAATGGTTTCGGCGCTGCGGGCGGCGCTGAGGCGGCACGACATGGTGGTCGACCATGCCGGCTCGCTGCTGGAAGCGGAAGGGTTCGTCGCCGTCGACGGCTATGACGCGATCCTGCTCGACCGGCAATTGCCGGACGGCGACGGGTTGACGCTGGTGCCTAAGCTTCGCGACGCCAGGAACACGACGCCGGTGCTGATGCTGACGGCACGGGGCGACACCGCCGACAAGGTCGACGGGCTCGACATGGGCGCCGACGACTATCTGGCCAAGCCTTTCGCCTTCGAGGAACTGCTGGCGCGGCTGAGGGCATTGCTGCGACGCCCGGCGGCGATCGAGACGCAGACGATCCGTGCCGGCCATCTTTCCCTCGATGTCGGCCACCGCGAGGCCTCGATCCGCGGCGAGCCGCTCGCCTTGCCGCGCCGCGAATTGCTGGTGCTGGAAGCGCTGATGCGGCGGACGGGGCGCATGGTACAGCGCGAGGCCTTGATGGAGGCCGTGTTCGGGCTGGACGACGAGATCCAGTCCAACGCGCTCGATACCCATGTCTCGCGGCTGCGTCGCAAGCTCAGCGAAGCCGACAGCGGGGTCGTCATCAACGGCATACGCGGCGTCGGCTACCTGCTGCGCGAAACGACATGA
- a CDS encoding class I SAM-dependent methyltransferase: protein MPANDALSFLKAWTLAPFRVGSVTPSSPSLAALMTREIGPDTGPVLELGPGTGPFTRALLQRGVRENDLTLVESDPDFAALLARRFPSARIVEMDAVGLRHLSLFDGPVVGSAVSGLPFRLISPRKSSAILEGVFACLRPGAALYQFTFGRRCPFEQTVLDRLDLEAVRIGGTLRNFPPATVYRVSRIKGLDTYDWRFA, encoded by the coding sequence ATGCCTGCAAATGACGCTTTGTCCTTCCTGAAGGCCTGGACCCTGGCGCCCTTCCGGGTGGGCTCGGTCACGCCCTCCAGTCCAAGTCTCGCGGCGCTGATGACGCGCGAGATCGGCCCCGACACGGGGCCGGTGCTGGAACTCGGGCCGGGCACCGGTCCATTCACCCGCGCCCTGCTGCAGCGCGGCGTGCGCGAAAACGACCTGACGCTGGTCGAGTCCGATCCCGATTTTGCCGCGCTGCTCGCGCGCCGTTTCCCGTCGGCGCGCATCGTCGAGATGGACGCGGTCGGCCTGCGCCATCTTTCGCTGTTCGATGGCCCCGTCGTCGGCTCGGCGGTCAGCGGATTGCCGTTCCGGCTGATATCACCGCGCAAATCATCCGCGATCCTGGAAGGCGTCTTTGCCTGTCTGCGGCCGGGCGCGGCCCTCTACCAGTTCACCTTTGGCCGTCGGTGTCCTTTCGAGCAAACGGTGCTGGACAGGCTCGACCTCGAGGCGGTGCGCATCGGCGGCACCCTCCGCAACTTCCCGCCGGCGACGGTCTATCGTGTTTCACGCATCAAAGGTCTCGACACCTATGACTGGCGTTTCGCATGA
- a CDS encoding DedA family protein → MSDLLSAALGLGLFGAACLAFTEKILPAPPSHVLLLFLGMTRARDLAALGSLLAVTTLASTVGCLFWYALGGRLGPVRAGALLGRFGRYIFLRRETYLRFSAAYRRNHMRASLLAQFVPTVRNYLPIAAGALRLPALPFALATMLGAMLWNAGFLVAGYAMRDSVHDLRAVAFRIMAVVLALEVALLIGLRSHWRRARPARGWNSPA, encoded by the coding sequence ATGAGCGATCTCCTGTCCGCGGCATTGGGGCTTGGCCTGTTCGGCGCCGCCTGCCTGGCCTTCACCGAAAAGATCCTGCCGGCGCCGCCGTCGCATGTGCTGCTGTTGTTTCTCGGCATGACCAGGGCTCGTGACTTGGCGGCGCTCGGTTCCCTGCTGGCGGTGACGACCCTGGCTTCGACGGTTGGCTGCCTGTTCTGGTACGCTCTGGGCGGCCGGCTCGGGCCGGTGCGCGCCGGCGCCCTGCTCGGGCGTTTCGGCCGCTACATCTTCCTGCGCCGCGAAACCTATCTGCGTTTCTCCGCCGCCTACCGCCGCAACCACATGCGGGCCTCGCTGCTGGCGCAGTTCGTGCCGACGGTGCGCAATTATCTGCCGATCGCCGCCGGCGCGCTGCGCCTGCCGGCTCTGCCCTTCGCCTTGGCCACCATGCTTGGCGCTATGCTGTGGAACGCCGGCTTCCTTGTTGCCGGCTACGCGATGCGCGACAGCGTCCACGATCTGCGTGCGGTGGCGTTCCGCATCATGGCGGTCGTGCTCGCGCTGGAAGTCGCGTTGCTCATCGGACTGCGCTCCCACTGGCGCCGAGCCAGACCCGCAAGAGGCTGGAATTCACCGGCGTAA
- a CDS encoding LysR substrate-binding domain-containing protein, with translation MAFTIRQLQFFVAVAEQGTVSGAAQNLSISQSSVTEAIKELESDLGVELFERHPRGLNITHKGHQFLRHATKILADVSDARRSFSSEQATASGRLQLGVTSLVAGYVLSDLLARYRRAYPGVEVSAIEDNGDYLEHLLVGGKLDIAVMVTSNLRDRTALQSEILEVSAYRLWIPLSHRLASADIISIGDIASEPLIMLTVDEIEENTGKLLSAIGARPHVAFRTRSVEAVRSLVATGAGVALLPDLVYRPWSLEGDRIESRDISGSLPVVQVGTVWRRGSGLPQAARDFIGLAQSQRMARQRL, from the coding sequence ATGGCCTTCACCATCCGCCAATTGCAGTTCTTCGTCGCCGTCGCCGAGCAGGGCACCGTCTCGGGCGCCGCGCAGAATCTGTCGATTTCCCAGTCCTCGGTCACCGAGGCGATCAAGGAATTGGAGAGCGATCTCGGCGTCGAGCTGTTCGAACGCCATCCGCGCGGCTTGAACATCACCCATAAGGGCCACCAGTTCCTGCGCCACGCCACCAAGATCCTGGCCGATGTCTCTGACGCGCGCCGTTCCTTCTCCAGCGAGCAGGCCACTGCAAGCGGTCGCCTGCAACTCGGCGTCACCTCGCTGGTCGCCGGCTATGTTCTGTCGGATCTGCTTGCCCGCTACCGCCGCGCCTATCCCGGTGTCGAGGTCTCGGCCATCGAGGACAATGGCGACTATCTCGAGCACCTTCTGGTCGGCGGCAAGCTCGATATCGCCGTCATGGTGACGTCCAACCTGCGCGACCGCACGGCGCTGCAGTCCGAAATCCTGGAAGTCTCGGCCTACCGGCTGTGGATCCCGCTCAGCCACAGGCTCGCCAGCGCCGACATCATCTCGATCGGCGATATCGCGTCGGAGCCGCTGATCATGCTCACCGTCGACGAGATCGAGGAAAACACCGGCAAGCTGCTGTCGGCGATCGGCGCCCGGCCGCATGTCGCCTTCCGCACCCGCTCGGTCGAGGCGGTGCGCAGCCTGGTCGCCACCGGCGCCGGCGTGGCGCTGCTGCCCGACCTCGTCTACCGGCCCTGGTCGCTGGAAGGCGACCGCATCGAATCGCGCGACATTTCCGGCTCGTTGCCTGTCGTCCAGGTCGGCACCGTCTGGCGCCGCGGCTCCGGCCTGCCGCAGGCCGCGCGCGACTTCATCGGCCTTGCGCAGTCGCAGCGGATGGCGCGGCAACGGCTTTGA
- a CDS encoding ABC transporter substrate-binding protein, whose amino-acid sequence MNAFLKSCTALTVALTFSGQAMAQVKELGKGEGQVNIVAWPGYIERGETDKNYDWVTAFEKESGCKVNVKTANTSDEMVSLMNEGGFDLVTASGDASLRLVAGKRVQPINTDLIKSWKTVDDRLKDAPWFTVDKVHYGVPYQWGPNILMYNTDVFKEAPKSWNVVFEEMKLPDGKSNKGRVQAYDGPIHIADAANYLMFHKPELGIKDPYELNEDQYKAALDLLRTQRTLVGRYWHDAAIQVDDFQNEGVVASGSWPYQVNTLVAAKKPVASTVPEEGVTGWADTTMMEADAAHPNCAYMWLEHSLSPKVQGDVSAWFGSLPVVPAACKGNELLGDEGCKTNGYENFDKIKFWKTPVSKCASQNDQCVPYYRWVSDYIGVIGGR is encoded by the coding sequence ATGAATGCATTCCTGAAGTCGTGCACCGCGCTGACCGTCGCGCTGACTTTTTCCGGTCAGGCGATGGCTCAGGTCAAGGAACTCGGCAAGGGCGAGGGGCAGGTCAACATCGTTGCCTGGCCGGGCTATATCGAGCGCGGCGAAACCGACAAGAACTATGACTGGGTGACGGCTTTCGAAAAGGAAAGCGGCTGTAAGGTCAACGTCAAGACCGCCAACACCTCCGACGAGATGGTCTCGCTGATGAACGAGGGCGGTTTCGACCTCGTCACCGCTTCGGGGGATGCCTCGCTGCGCCTCGTCGCCGGCAAGCGCGTGCAGCCCATCAACACCGACCTCATCAAGAGCTGGAAGACCGTCGACGACCGGCTGAAGGACGCGCCCTGGTTCACCGTCGACAAGGTGCATTACGGCGTTCCCTACCAGTGGGGCCCGAACATCCTGATGTACAACACCGACGTCTTCAAGGAAGCGCCCAAGAGCTGGAACGTCGTCTTCGAAGAGATGAAGCTGCCCGACGGCAAGTCGAACAAGGGCCGCGTCCAGGCCTATGACGGTCCGATCCACATTGCGGATGCCGCCAATTACCTGATGTTCCACAAGCCCGAGCTCGGCATCAAGGACCCATACGAGCTCAACGAGGACCAGTACAAGGCGGCGCTCGACCTGTTGCGCACGCAGCGCACGCTGGTCGGCCGCTACTGGCACGATGCCGCGATCCAGGTCGACGACTTCCAGAATGAAGGCGTGGTCGCCTCCGGCTCATGGCCCTACCAGGTCAACACGCTGGTCGCCGCCAAGAAGCCGGTCGCCTCGACCGTGCCGGAGGAGGGCGTCACCGGCTGGGCCGACACCACCATGATGGAGGCCGACGCCGCCCATCCGAACTGCGCCTATATGTGGCTCGAGCATTCCCTCTCGCCGAAGGTCCAAGGCGACGTCTCGGCCTGGTTCGGCTCGCTGCCGGTGGTGCCCGCTGCCTGCAAAGGCAACGAGCTGCTCGGCGACGAGGGCTGCAAGACCAACGGCTACGAGAATTTCGACAAGATCAAGTTCTGGAAGACGCCGGTGTCGAAATGCGCCAGCCAGAACGACCAGTGCGTGCCCTACTATCGCTGGGTGTCGGATTACATCGGCGTCATCGGCGGGCGGTAA
- a CDS encoding ABC transporter ATP-binding protein encodes MTSAVSFKKVSRHFGSVRAVDAVDLEIAPGEFFAMLGPSGSGKTTCLRLIAGFEQPTAGSISIFGERAEGVPPYRRNVNTVFQDYALFPHLNVLDNVAYGLMVKGVGKAERLKAAEEALSLVRLPGYGARRPGQLSGGQRQRVALARALVNQPKVLLLDEPLGALDLKLRENMQEELKSLQKALGITFIFVTHDQGEALSMADRVAVFNDGRIMQVGTPEDIYQRPNTRFVADFVGSSNVLPPDFVQRYSGQRRWGSLRPESIRVASATSGDGVAARLVGTNYLGATTRLALDAEGLRLHAVVPAGTTLPAEGEAVMLTFNRDSLHLMDEPA; translated from the coding sequence ATGACCTCTGCCGTTTCCTTCAAAAAAGTCTCTCGCCATTTCGGCAGCGTGCGCGCCGTCGACGCGGTGGATCTGGAGATCGCGCCGGGTGAGTTCTTCGCCATGCTCGGGCCGTCCGGTTCCGGCAAGACGACCTGCCTGCGCCTGATCGCTGGCTTCGAGCAGCCGACGGCGGGCTCGATTTCCATCTTCGGCGAGCGCGCCGAAGGCGTTCCGCCCTATCGCCGCAACGTCAACACCGTCTTCCAGGACTATGCGCTGTTCCCGCATCTCAACGTGCTCGACAACGTCGCCTATGGCCTGATGGTCAAGGGCGTCGGCAAGGCCGAGCGCTTGAAGGCGGCGGAAGAGGCGCTGTCGCTGGTGCGCCTGCCGGGCTATGGCGCGCGCCGCCCCGGCCAGCTCTCCGGCGGCCAGCGCCAGCGCGTCGCGCTCGCCCGCGCGCTGGTCAACCAGCCCAAGGTGCTTTTGCTCGACGAGCCGCTCGGCGCGCTCGACCTCAAGCTGCGCGAGAACATGCAGGAGGAATTGAAGTCGCTGCAGAAGGCGCTCGGCATCACCTTCATCTTCGTCACCCACGATCAGGGTGAGGCGCTGTCCATGGCCGACCGCGTCGCCGTCTTCAACGACGGCAGGATCATGCAGGTCGGCACGCCGGAGGATATCTACCAGCGCCCGAACACGCGCTTCGTCGCCGATTTCGTCGGCTCGTCCAACGTGTTGCCGCCGGATTTCGTCCAGCGTTATTCCGGCCAGCGCCGCTGGGGAAGCCTGCGACCGGAGTCCATCCGCGTCGCCAGCGCGACCAGCGGCGACGGCGTTGCCGCGCGCCTTGTCGGCACCAACTATCTCGGCGCCACCACAAGGCTGGCGCTCGATGCCGAGGGGTTGAGGCTGCATGCGGTCGTGCCGGCGGGAACGACGCTGCCGGCGGAAGGCGAAGCGGTGATGCTCACCTTCAACCGCGACAGCCTGCATCTGATGGATGAGCCGGCATGA
- a CDS encoding ABC transporter permease, whose product MRGALSDLFWRRPKFLLTLMLAPPLLWLGIVYIGSLFALLAQSFFSIDEFSGLINRQFTLKTYGDLFQAANLDIILRTVTMAALVTLASAVIAFPIAYYAARYARGRWKALFYLGVMLPLWSSYLVKIYAWKLILAKEGILTWLLAKLNLLWLLDGWLSLPIVGGNSLSVSFTGTFIVFVYVWLPFMILPVQAALERVPGNLVEASSDLGASPGQTFRNVLFPLALPGIVAGSIFTFSLTLGDYIIPQIIGTSRLFIGQAVYSQQGTAGNIPLAAAFTVVPIVIMGFYLWGAKRMGAFDAL is encoded by the coding sequence ATGCGCGGAGCGCTCTCCGACCTCTTCTGGCGACGGCCGAAATTCCTGCTCACCCTGATGCTCGCGCCGCCGCTTCTGTGGCTGGGCATCGTCTATATCGGCTCGCTCTTTGCCCTTCTGGCGCAGAGCTTCTTCTCGATCGACGAGTTCTCCGGCCTCATCAACCGCCAGTTCACGCTGAAAACCTATGGCGACCTGTTCCAGGCAGCCAATCTCGACATCATCCTGCGCACCGTGACGATGGCGGCGCTCGTCACCCTCGCTTCGGCGGTCATCGCCTTCCCCATCGCCTATTACGCGGCGCGCTATGCGCGCGGCCGCTGGAAGGCGCTGTTCTACCTCGGCGTCATGCTGCCGCTGTGGTCGAGCTATCTGGTCAAGATCTACGCCTGGAAGCTGATCCTCGCCAAGGAAGGCATCCTCACCTGGCTGCTAGCCAAGCTGAACCTCTTGTGGCTGCTCGACGGCTGGCTGTCGCTGCCGATCGTCGGCGGCAACTCGCTGTCGGTCTCCTTCACCGGCACCTTCATCGTCTTCGTCTATGTCTGGCTGCCCTTCATGATCCTGCCGGTTCAGGCGGCGCTGGAGCGCGTGCCCGGCAATCTGGTCGAGGCCTCATCCGATCTGGGCGCCTCGCCCGGGCAGACCTTCCGCAACGTGCTGTTCCCGCTGGCGCTGCCGGGCATCGTCGCCGGCTCGATCTTCACCTTCTCGCTGACGCTCGGCGACTACATCATCCCGCAGATCATCGGCACCTCGCGGCTCTTCATCGGCCAGGCCGTCTATTCGCAGCAGGGCACCGCCGGCAACATTCCTTTGGCCGCCGCCTTCACCGTGGTGCCCATCGTCATCATGGGCTTCTATCTCTGGGGCGCCAAGCGCATGGGGGCTTTCGATGCGCTCTGA
- a CDS encoding ABC transporter permease, with protein MRSDRGQSAPLGLKIAAACGLLFLHLPILLIFVYAFTTEEKSFVWPPPGLTTQWFAVTWNRPDVWDALSLSVRVAAISTAIALVLGTLCAAAVSQTRFFGREAISLLVILPIALPGIITGIALRSAFALADIPFSFWTIVLGHATFCVVVVYNNAVARFRRTSGSMIEASMDLGADGFQTFRHVVLPNIATALLAGGMLAFALSFDEVIVTTFTAGQQQTVPIWMLEELIRPRQRPVTNVVAMVVVLVTLLPILLAYYLTRDGDQIAGSGK; from the coding sequence ATGCGCTCTGACCGTGGCCAATCCGCTCCGCTCGGCCTGAAGATCGCCGCCGCCTGCGGCCTGCTCTTCCTGCATCTGCCGATCTTGCTGATCTTCGTCTACGCCTTCACGACCGAAGAGAAGAGCTTTGTGTGGCCCCCGCCGGGGCTCACCACGCAGTGGTTCGCCGTCACCTGGAACCGGCCCGACGTCTGGGATGCGCTGTCGCTCTCGGTGCGCGTCGCTGCCATCTCCACGGCGATCGCGCTGGTGCTGGGCACGCTCTGCGCCGCCGCCGTCTCGCAAACCCGCTTCTTCGGCCGCGAGGCTATCTCGCTCTTGGTTATCCTGCCCATCGCGCTGCCCGGCATCATTACCGGCATCGCGCTGCGCTCGGCCTTCGCGCTGGCCGATATTCCCTTTTCGTTCTGGACGATCGTGCTCGGCCACGCCACCTTCTGCGTGGTCGTCGTCTACAACAACGCCGTCGCCCGCTTCCGCCGCACCTCGGGCTCGATGATCGAGGCCTCGATGGACCTCGGTGCCGATGGTTTTCAGACCTTCCGGCATGTGGTGCTGCCGAACATCGCGACCGCATTGCTTGCCGGTGGCATGCTCGCCTTCGCGCTGTCCTTCGACGAGGTCATCGTCACCACCTTCACCGCCGGCCAGCAGCAGACCGTGCCGATCTGGATGCTTGAGGAGCTGATCCGCCCGCGCCAGCGCCCGGTCACCAATGTCGTGGCCATGGTCGTCGTGCTGGTGACGCTGCTGCCGATCTTGCTTGCCTATTACCTGACCCGCGACGGCGACCAGATCGCCGGCAGTGGAAAATGA